One genomic region from Quercus robur chromosome 4, dhQueRobu3.1, whole genome shotgun sequence encodes:
- the LOC126721645 gene encoding uncharacterized protein LOC126721645: MRYYLADGIYPQWSTFVKTIPRPLGAKRKLFAKAQETYRKNVEHAFGVLQARFAIVRGPARFFYHETLQDIMKACIILHNMIIEDERDEAEAVDLDYEQIDEISCTPMSREPTNEFTEFIQVHQCIRDREVHSQLQMNLVEHLWQLQGES, translated from the coding sequence ATGAGATACTATCTTGCCGATGGCATATATCCACAATGGTCAACATTTGTGAAGACAATCCCAAGGCCACTAGgagcaaaaagaaaattatttgcaaaagcTCAGGAGACATATAGGAAGAATGTAGAGCATGCATTTGGAGTGCTTCAAGCACGATTTGCAATTGTACGTGGACCTGCACGTTTTTTCTATCATGAAACACTACAAGACATTATGAAAGCATGCATAATTCTTCATAACATGATTATTGAAGATGAGCGAGATGAAGCTGAAGCAGTGGACTTAGATTATGAACaaattgatgagatttcatGTACACCAATGTCACGTGAGCCAACAAATGAATTTACTGAGTTCATTCAAGTTCATCAATGCATTAGGGATCGAGAAGTTCATTCTCAACTCCAAATGAATCTCGTTGAACATTTATGGCAATTACAAGGAGAGTCATAA
- the LOC126721644 gene encoding uncharacterized protein LOC126721644, whose product MTTALRMLAYGVAADFMDEYVRIAETTAITSLKKFIAAVVAIFSEEYLRSPNNEDIARLLAHGQNRGFPSMLGSIDCMHWKWKNCPTAWKGMYCGHICEPSIILEAVASYDLWI is encoded by the coding sequence ATGACCACAGCACTGAGGATGCTTGCTTATGGAGTAGCAGCTGATTTTATGGATGAATATGTGAGAATAGCAGAAACCACTGCAATAAccagtttgaaaaaatttattgcaGCAGTGGTTGCTATTTTTTCAGAGGAATACTTGAGGTCACCAAACAATGAAGACATCGCTAGATTGTTAGCCCATGGCCAAAACCGTGGATTTCCAAGCATGTTGGGAAGTATTGATTGCATGCATTGGAAATGGAAAAATTGTCCAACTGCATGGAAAGGGATGTATTGTGGTCATATTTGTGAGCCAAGTATTATTTTGGAAGCAGTGGCTTCATATGATCTTTGGATATGA